Proteins from one Syntrophorhabdaceae bacterium genomic window:
- a CDS encoding MBOAT family O-acyltransferase, with protein sequence MLFNSYEYILLFLPVTLIVYFALLSKQSTGEAPKLWLILASTIFYGWWNFKCLLLLLAGVIFNYIICQAIIRTDKEETHFARKTILVLGILVDILLLGFFKYSNFLIANVNQAISGHIELLNLTLPIGISFFTFTQIACIIHIYNENHDSFSFTNYLLFVVFFPYLLSGPIAYYKEIIPQFQNSKNKLNDANMAAGLYLFSIGLFKKVVVGDNLAEWANNGFDASTLTFVEAWLTSISYTLQLYFDFSGYTDMALGSALFFNIKLPINFDSPYKSRNIQEFWRRWHITLGRFLRDHIYIPLGGNRFSTYHTIANILITFLICGLWHGAGWTFIVWGLLHGIGLVIHRLWGKLNISMPRIIALFITFNFVNIAWIFFRAKDFGDVSKLLRGMLGLNGILLPSAFANKLGFLSDYSITFGEIMMNIGGSYLTVPFIFFFLWICIWFNNSDEIIEKFRPTILHSFLVGGLFALAILHLSANSEFLYFRF encoded by the coding sequence GTGCTCTTTAACTCGTATGAATATATTCTACTTTTCCTTCCTGTAACCTTAATTGTTTACTTCGCCCTTTTGTCCAAACAAAGCACAGGTGAAGCCCCTAAGCTATGGTTGATTTTGGCCTCCACTATCTTTTATGGTTGGTGGAATTTTAAATGCCTCTTGCTGCTTTTAGCTGGTGTGATATTTAATTACATCATTTGCCAAGCAATTATAAGGACGGATAAAGAGGAAACGCATTTTGCAAGAAAAACGATACTAGTTCTTGGAATACTTGTTGATATTCTATTATTAGGGTTCTTCAAATATTCAAATTTTCTCATAGCTAACGTTAACCAAGCCATAAGTGGTCATATAGAATTGCTGAACCTAACATTGCCTATCGGGATAAGTTTTTTTACATTTACCCAAATTGCCTGCATCATTCATATTTATAACGAGAACCATGATAGTTTCAGTTTCACGAATTATTTGTTATTTGTGGTTTTTTTCCCTTATTTATTGTCCGGACCGATTGCATATTACAAAGAAATTATTCCCCAATTCCAAAATAGTAAGAATAAACTTAACGATGCGAATATGGCCGCAGGATTATATCTTTTCTCTATAGGATTATTTAAAAAGGTAGTAGTGGGCGATAATCTTGCGGAATGGGCCAATAATGGTTTTGACGCCAGCACATTAACTTTTGTCGAAGCATGGCTGACTAGTATATCCTATACGCTTCAACTTTACTTCGATTTCTCGGGATATACAGATATGGCGTTAGGAAGTGCATTATTTTTCAACATAAAACTTCCAATAAATTTCGATAGCCCTTATAAATCAAGGAATATACAAGAATTTTGGAGACGTTGGCATATAACGCTCGGCAGGTTTTTGAGAGATCATATTTATATTCCCTTGGGGGGCAATCGGTTTTCAACTTACCATACGATAGCCAATATACTTATCACCTTTTTGATCTGCGGCTTATGGCATGGTGCTGGGTGGACATTCATAGTTTGGGGTCTTTTACATGGTATTGGTTTGGTTATTCACAGGTTATGGGGTAAGTTAAACATAAGCATGCCAAGAATTATAGCCTTATTCATAACATTCAATTTTGTAAATATTGCATGGATATTTTTCAGAGCAAAGGATTTTGGTGATGTCAGCAAACTATTACGAGGAATGCTGGGGTTAAATGGCATACTCCTTCCTTCAGCTTTTGCTAACAAGCTGGGATTTCTCAGCGACTATAGTATTACGTTTGGGGAAATTATGATGAATATTGGTGGTTCCTATTTGACAGTTCCATTTATCTTTTTCTTTTTATGGATTTGTATATGGTTCAATAATTCAGACGAAATAATTGAAAAATTCAGACCCACTATATTGCATAGTTTCCTCGTTGGAGGCCTTTTTGCATTGGCCATCTTACACTTGAGCGCAAATTCCGAGTTTTTGTACTTTAGGTTCTGA